The nucleotide window CACTTCCGTCGCTTTATCCCGAAACCCGGAAATAAGCTCTTCAACCCGAGCTTGCCGTTCTGCGCGAAGGTGCTGCTCCTGTTCTGTCTCCGACTGCAATCGGACACGCTCTACGGCATTGTCACGGAAGACCTGCAATGTACGTGTCATATCGCCAATTTCGTCGCCACGTGCGGTGCCGTCGATTTCGACATCCGTGTCGCCTTCCGCAAGTCTGGACATGGTCATGGTGGTACGACGAAGTGGCCTTGTGACCGCGAAATTCAACGCGACCGCCATGCCAACTCCAGCAAGAACCGCTGCCAGAAGCGCCAAACTGATTACGCCCAAGGCGCTCGTGCTGGATGCTTGTGCCGCAGCGCTCTGATCCGCTGAAATCGTTGAAATCTGCGTTTGAACGGTGTGCGAGTGTTCTTTCAACGTTGCGATCTGATCGGCGAGTTGAAACTGGTTCATCGCCAACTCGGTGAAGCTTGCCCCGAAGGTCTCCACTGACGTTTTGACAACCGGGATCTGGTCAGCGATTGACGGGAAGTCCTTGGCGCTTTTTTCAAGGCGCGAGGCGAGCTTGGTCAGTCCGGCAATTCCATCGGTTACCGATGCTTGAGTGGTCTCATTTGGCGTCAGCAGGAAATAGAAAGCCGCTGCCTTGACTGCGTTGGCATCTGCCTCAATTTGCATGACGGTGTCGGCAACACTGTCGGCTACGTAAAAGCGCTTGTTGATTTCGTCCGCCTGGGCATAAACGTTGTCGATCGCAACATTTGCTTGCGTTCGGATTTCCTTCACACTCGCGACAAGCTGTCCAAAACCCTCTTTGGCGGCATCCGTCAGGTCAAATATCTTTATGTAGTCCTTGGTTTCGGAGAGTTCCCCAAGTGTTTGCTTGATCTCTTCGGTTCTGGCAGCAAGGTCCTGAAACTTGGAAGGGTCAACGCCGTCAAAACTGTTGGCTGCCATTTCCTTGGCCGTTGGGACCATTGCAGAGACCCGCTCTGAAATCTCTGCCAGTTGTTTGGCGTTGTTGGCAGCTGCATTGAACAGGTTCTGCAAAGTCAGTGCTTCTTCCTGAAAGCCTGCTGCGGCCTGGCCAACCTTGTTCGCCAAAACCAGTGTCTTGCGGGCGTTGCTTTCGTCCATACTGACGCCGTCACGTGCCATCAGCGCCTTGCCGAGGATCTGTGACGCTGTCTTTTCAAGATGTTCAACAGCACCGTCCAGTTGGGACTGCTTTTCACCCTGGGTTTGGGTCAGCCCGACCACCTTTTCAAAGGCGTCCTTAAACTTTGTCACCGCGGATGCGGCTTCCGCCACGGGAATCTGGGCCTGCGGGTCGCCCTTCAATTGCCCCTCGAGGATCTGCAAATTCTCGCTGAGCGCTCCAATATCAAGAAGCGTTGCTTCTGCCGATTGAATATCCTGGGTGGACAGAAAATTCTCGCGTTTTGAAGCAAGGTTTTGAAGTTGTGCAATTGTGGATGTTGATTGTTTGGCAACTTCCATCCTTTCGGAGAGGGTCATCACACTATATGCGCCCACACCGCCCACAATCCCGGTCAGTGCAATAACTGCGGCAAAACTGCCGCCAACTTTGATGCCAAATTTAAGATCGGAAGCGAATTTAAGGAAATGCATTTCAACCCCTTGAAGTCCCCAGCGCGAATTGCGCAAACTTACTTTCAAGAAAGCTATTCAGTGTTTCCTTATTATTTGTAAATGGGAATAAATAACCGAAAATACTACCTTTAGTATAAATAATTACTATTTGAATTACAATATTCAATTCTACTAATAAATTAGTATAAGAAAATTCCCCTGAAACAACTGGCTTCTGTTTTCTGATTTTGAATTGAGAAGGAATATCGCTTGAGTATCGGCCGTGAAAATCTGCCGATTGAAATTTTTACTTGTCACAACATTCTCCTGGGAAAATCTATTTCTTGAGTGCAGCTTCTTTCCTTTGGGAGAAGTTCAAAAAAAAGGGTGTTTCCGGCTCCCGGAAACACCCTGTTTGAAGGCCTGAGTTGTGCGTTGGCACAACAGTGATTCTTAGATCGCCTTAACGACGTTGATCGATTGGCAGGTAATCGCGTTTAGTTGCGCCCGTATAGAGCTGACGCGGACGGCCAATTCGCTGGGACGGGTCTTCCACCATTTCCTTCCACTGGGCGATCCAGCCAACGGTGCGCGCAAGCGCAAAGAGCACCGTGAACATGTTTGTCGGGAAGCCGAGCGCGCGAAGCGTAATTCCGGAATAGAAATCGATATTCGGATAGAGCTTCTTTTCGACGAAGTATTCGTCGTTCAACGCGATTTTTTCCAGTTCCATGGCTACATCGAGCAGCGGGTCGTCCTTGATGCCCAATTCGCCGAGAACTTCATGGGTTGTCTTCTGCATGATCCGTGCCCGTGGATCATAGTTCTTGTAGACACGGTGACCAAAGCCCATCAGTCGGAATGGATCATTTTTGTCTTTCGCGCGCGCCACGAATTCGGGAATACGGTCAACGGATCCGATTTCGGAAAGCATGTTGAGCGCGGCCTCATTCGCGCCACCGTGGGCAGGGCCCCAAAGGCAGGCAATACCTGCAGCAATACACGCAAACGGATTGGCACCTGAAGACCCGGCGAGGCGCACGGTTGAAGTCGATGCGTTCTGCTCATGATCCGCGTGAAGGATAAAGATCCGGTCCATTGCCCGGGCAAGAACCGGGTTCACCTTGTATTCTTCACAAGGCACGGCGAAGCACATATGCAGGAAGTTTGCCGAATATCCGAGATCGTTACGCGGATAAACAAATGGTTGTCCCACGTGGTATTTGTGGGCCATTGCCGCAATTGTCGGCATCTTGGCGATCATGCGCAAAGAGGCCACCATGCGCTGGTGCGGATCGGTGATGTCTGTAGAGTCGTGATAAAACGCTGACAATGCACCGACGGTTCCAACCATGATTGCCATGGGGTGCGCGTCACGGCGGAAACCTGAGAAAAAGCGGTTCATCTGTTCATGGATCATCGTGTGGTAGGTCACACGTTGAACGAAGTCATCCTTCTGTGCCTTTGTCGGCAGTTCGCCGTAGAGCAGAAGATAGCAGGACTCCAGAAAGTCGCCGTGGTCAGCGAGCTGCTCGATCGGATAGCCCCGGTAGAGCAACGTGCCTTCATCACCGTCGATATAGGTGATTTTTGACTCGCAAGATGCGGTTGAAGTGAAGCCCGGGTCGTAGGTGAACATGCCTGTGTCCTTGTACAAGGACGCGATGTTCACTACCGACGGCCCGATGGATCCGTCAAGGACGCCGAAATCGTGGCTATTGCCACCGACGTTGAGCTTGGCGTTGTTGTCGGCCATACAGAAAACCCCTTTGCGTTGTCCGGATGTGCAGCCCTAGTGATTGGCAAGCGAACCGACGGGATCGGTTCCTGCTGCCGAGCGGCACTGGAGAAATTTTCGCGTCCTGCGTAGCCCATTTACTGCACTGCCGCAAGTTGGCCGGTATAACCCTTTCGTCAAAGGCCAATTTGCCGGGATTGCTGGAGCCGCCGTTCAACCCGTTTAAGCGGCCCCAATCCGTATTAGTGCGTCAATTAGACCGCCTGATCCTGAATTCGAGCCAAGGATTCCTCTCGGCCCAGTGCGACCAGGACATCATATATTCCCGGAGAAGTCCCACGGCCTGTGAGGGCGGCACGCAGCGGCTGTGCAACTTTACCAAGCTTCAATTCCTTACGCTCTGCGTAGGCTTTGACGGAGGTTTCCAGTGGCTCAGCGCTCCAGTCGCCGGCTTCCATCAATACACCATGAAGGTCTTTCAAGATGGTCTTTGCTTCATCGCTGAGGATCTTTAGCGCCTTTTCGTCAAGATCAAGAGGGCGCTGACGCCAGAGATAGGAGGCGCTCGACGTAAGCTCGACAAGCGTTTTGGCGCGTTCCTTTAGCCCAGGCAGAGCCGCGAGCGCCACGCTTTCGTTGTTGGATGACGCCAACCAATGCAAAACCGATGCGCCGTCTTCAGCATGCTGAAGATAGGTTTTCCAGTGTTCCAGCAACTCCTGGTCCGGCGTTGCGCGCATATAGTGCCCATTGAGGTTTTCAAGTTTCTTGAAGTCGAAACGGGCTGCAGACTGGCCAACGGCGTCCAAGCCAAACCATTTTATCATGTCGTCGAGCGACATGATTTCTTCGTCGCCGTGGCTCCATCCAAGACGTGCAAGGTAGTTGCGCATCGCCTGCGGGAGGTAACCCATCGCACGATAGGCTTCGGCTCCGGTTGCTCCATGGCGTTTAGATAGTTTTGCACCATCCGGTCCATGAATTAGCGGAATATGCGCCATGGCCGGGACTGCCCAATCGAGTGCTTGGAAAATCAGGGTCTGCCTGGCGGCATTGGTCAGATGATCGACACCGCGGATAATATGCGTGATGCCCATATCATGATCGTCGACGACGACGGCCAGCATATATGTTGGTGTGCCATCAGAACGCATAATGACAAAGTCGTCCAAATCCTTGTTGGGAATGACGACACGACCCTGGACCAGATCCTCGACAACGGTCTCGCCTGACTGCGGTGCCTTGAGGCGAATGACAGGTGCGATGTCCTTAGGCGCTTCTGACGGATCACGATCACGCCAAGTGCCATCGTAGCGGGGTGGACGACCTTCAGCCCGCGCTTTTTCCCGCATGGCATCAACTTCTTCTGGAGAGCAATAGCAGCGATAGGCTGTACCGTTCTCGATCATCTGCTCAACGACTTCACCGTGACGGCCAACCCGTGAAAACTGCGAAATAGGATCTCCATCCCAGTCGAGGCCCAACCATCTAAGACCGTCAATCAAGGCATCAACGGCTTCATCCGTGGAACGGGCTCGGTCGGTATCCTCGATGCGTAGCAGCATCTTTCCGCCAAAATGCTTGGCAAACAGCCAGTTGAACAACGCCGTGCGAGCGCCGCCGATGTGTAGAAAGCCGGTTGGTGAAGGAGCAAAACGCGTGACGATGTCTTGTGCCATGGTGCTAATTAAAAGTCTCTGTCAAGATAATGGCGCAGGTCGCGCCTTTGAAGGTGGCGCGGTCTTAGCACAGGCATTGGCAAGGCTAAATAGGCTCTTGCCCGTTTCTTAAAGTGATGAAGGGACCAGCAGGTGGTGCAGCAGCAAACACCGCCCGAGAATAAACAGAGCCGCGATTCAGCGGTTTCCTATTCCGTATCCCAAACCGATTTACTCGAAAATGAAAACCTCCGTTCCGGAGGCCGGCGGAAAAACAGGCCACAGTCCGCCTGGGCTGTTTTGGCGCAGCTCACGCCAAGAGCACCTGGCACCATGCAGAACCGCATCTGGGAAGATCAGGGGCTACTATGGTGCTGCTTCGCATTTTCGGCGGGAATTGCGGTCCACAGGGTACTGCCTGCTGAACCCAATTGGATCTTGCTTACCGCGCTTACGATTTTTGCGGTGGGAGCTGCTTTCCGAGTTTCCCGGCGCGGGGCTTTAAACGGATTTGTTCTGCTTCTGCTGGCTC belongs to Roseibium porphyridii and includes:
- a CDS encoding methyl-accepting chemotaxis protein; the protein is MHFLKFASDLKFGIKVGGSFAAVIALTGIVGGVGAYSVMTLSERMEVAKQSTSTIAQLQNLASKRENFLSTQDIQSAEATLLDIGALSENLQILEGQLKGDPQAQIPVAEAASAVTKFKDAFEKVVGLTQTQGEKQSQLDGAVEHLEKTASQILGKALMARDGVSMDESNARKTLVLANKVGQAAAGFQEEALTLQNLFNAAANNAKQLAEISERVSAMVPTAKEMAANSFDGVDPSKFQDLAARTEEIKQTLGELSETKDYIKIFDLTDAAKEGFGQLVASVKEIRTQANVAIDNVYAQADEINKRFYVADSVADTVMQIEADANAVKAAAFYFLLTPNETTQASVTDGIAGLTKLASRLEKSAKDFPSIADQIPVVKTSVETFGASFTELAMNQFQLADQIATLKEHSHTVQTQISTISADQSAAAQASSTSALGVISLALLAAVLAGVGMAVALNFAVTRPLRRTTMTMSRLAEGDTDVEIDGTARGDEIGDMTRTLQVFRDNAVERVRLQSETEQEQHLRAERQARVEELISGFRDKATEVLGSVADTAQTLDGTAQDLSSIAGQNSSLADSTYGVTDEATQNVQTVASAAEELAASISEISRQVNQTTEVVNRATEGTQITNEKVQGLSTAATKIGEVVSLIQAIAEQTNLLALNATIEAARAGEAGKGFAVVAAEVKELATQTSKATEEISSQISEIQNATKDAVTAIAEITETMDEVNEYTSTIATAVEQQGAATNEISVNVQRAAEGTGSVKTNMSDLSQAVAQTSQNANLVLGASSELSNKTDVLKQEVGHFLDNVANA
- the gltA gene encoding citrate synthase, whose protein sequence is MADNNAKLNVGGNSHDFGVLDGSIGPSVVNIASLYKDTGMFTYDPGFTSTASCESKITYIDGDEGTLLYRGYPIEQLADHGDFLESCYLLLYGELPTKAQKDDFVQRVTYHTMIHEQMNRFFSGFRRDAHPMAIMVGTVGALSAFYHDSTDITDPHQRMVASLRMIAKMPTIAAMAHKYHVGQPFVYPRNDLGYSANFLHMCFAVPCEEYKVNPVLARAMDRIFILHADHEQNASTSTVRLAGSSGANPFACIAAGIACLWGPAHGGANEAALNMLSEIGSVDRIPEFVARAKDKNDPFRLMGFGHRVYKNYDPRARIMQKTTHEVLGELGIKDDPLLDVAMELEKIALNDEYFVEKKLYPNIDFYSGITLRALGFPTNMFTVLFALARTVGWIAQWKEMVEDPSQRIGRPRQLYTGATKRDYLPIDQRR
- the gltX gene encoding glutamate--tRNA ligase; translation: MAQDIVTRFAPSPTGFLHIGGARTALFNWLFAKHFGGKMLLRIEDTDRARSTDEAVDALIDGLRWLGLDWDGDPISQFSRVGRHGEVVEQMIENGTAYRCYCSPEEVDAMREKARAEGRPPRYDGTWRDRDPSEAPKDIAPVIRLKAPQSGETVVEDLVQGRVVIPNKDLDDFVIMRSDGTPTYMLAVVVDDHDMGITHIIRGVDHLTNAARQTLIFQALDWAVPAMAHIPLIHGPDGAKLSKRHGATGAEAYRAMGYLPQAMRNYLARLGWSHGDEEIMSLDDMIKWFGLDAVGQSAARFDFKKLENLNGHYMRATPDQELLEHWKTYLQHAEDGASVLHWLASSNNESVALAALPGLKERAKTLVELTSSASYLWRQRPLDLDEKALKILSDEAKTILKDLHGVLMEAGDWSAEPLETSVKAYAERKELKLGKVAQPLRAALTGRGTSPGIYDVLVALGREESLARIQDQAV